Proteins co-encoded in one Candidatus Kuenenbacteria bacterium HGW-Kuenenbacteria-1 genomic window:
- a CDS encoding glutamate--tRNA ligase: MEKRKIIIEKLFPNLKTFPENIEKKYPSRNLKQETLVTRIAPSPTGFLHIGGIYAGLLSERLAHQSNGIFYIRIEDTDKKREIKGATELAIKSFETFGIFADEGETLSGEEKGNYGPYKQSKREEIYKTFAKKLVKEGYAYPCFCTSEELEKINIKQKENEIRTGYYEKWAQCREKSDEEILQALNKNKPFVIRFKSNGNNNNRIEFNDLIKGKLSLPENDQDIVIIKSDGLPTYHFAHVIDDHFMRTTNVLRGDEWLSSISLHLELFKTLNWNPPKYGHFPPINILEGNSKRKLSKRKDPEANVFYYDKEGYPTNAIIEYLLNLIDSSFEEWRKQNPKIDNTKFHINLKHLSASAGPLLDMQKLQDISKNYISQLSTKEIFQQCNEWAKKYDKDLAKRLENDSEYIKKIFSIERDGDKPRKDTAKWSDIKCQIEYFFDDIFKNIKIDLNELLPNIQKIEIEKIAKQFLLIYNEKDNKDEWFLKLKKMAKSLGYADNIKSYKEQTDQYKGHIGDVAMILRVLLTKRKQTPDLFQMIQCMGTARLNSRLKKFNILFI; the protein is encoded by the coding sequence ATGGAAAAAAGAAAAATAATAATTGAAAAATTATTTCCAAATCTTAAAACCTTTCCTGAAAACATAGAAAAAAAATATCCGTCTAGAAATTTAAAACAAGAAACACTCGTTACTAGAATAGCTCCCAGTCCTACTGGGTTTTTGCATATTGGCGGAATTTATGCTGGATTATTATCAGAAAGATTAGCTCATCAAAGTAATGGTATTTTTTATATTCGAATAGAAGATACAGACAAAAAAAGAGAAATAAAAGGCGCAACAGAATTGGCTATTAAATCTTTTGAAACATTTGGCATTTTTGCAGACGAAGGAGAAACATTGTCAGGAGAAGAAAAAGGAAATTATGGCCCCTACAAACAAAGCAAAAGAGAAGAAATTTACAAAACTTTTGCAAAAAAACTTGTAAAAGAAGGTTACGCCTATCCTTGTTTTTGTACTTCAGAAGAATTAGAAAAAATAAATATAAAACAAAAAGAAAATGAAATTAGAACTGGTTATTACGAAAAATGGGCTCAATGTAGAGAAAAATCAGATGAAGAAATTTTACAAGCATTAAATAAAAACAAACCATTTGTAATTAGATTTAAATCAAATGGCAATAATAATAATCGAATTGAATTTAACGATCTTATTAAAGGTAAGCTATCTTTGCCAGAAAATGATCAAGACATAGTAATAATTAAATCTGACGGTTTACCCACTTATCATTTTGCTCATGTAATTGATGATCATTTTATGCGAACCACTAATGTTTTGCGAGGAGATGAATGGCTATCCTCTATTTCATTACATCTTGAACTTTTTAAAACTTTAAATTGGAATCCTCCTAAATATGGACATTTTCCACCAATTAATATTCTTGAAGGAAATTCAAAAAGAAAATTAAGCAAACGAAAAGATCCTGAAGCTAATGTTTTTTATTATGATAAAGAAGGTTATCCAACAAACGCGATAATTGAATATTTACTTAATTTAATAGATTCAAGTTTTGAAGAATGGCGAAAACAAAATCCTAAAATTGATAATACGAAATTTCATATCAATTTAAAACATTTGAGCGCAAGCGCTGGTCCTCTTTTAGATATGCAAAAACTACAAGACATTAGCAAGAATTATATTAGCCAATTGTCCACAAAAGAAATTTTTCAACAATGCAATGAATGGGCAAAAAAATATGATAAAGATTTAGCCAAGAGGCTAGAAAATGATTCTGAATATATAAAAAAAATATTTTCCATAGAAAGAGATGGCGATAAACCAAGAAAAGATACGGCAAAATGGTCTGATATTAAATGCCAAATAGAATATTTTTTTGATGACATTTTTAAAAACATTAAAATTGATTTAAATGAACTATTGCCAAATATACAAAAAATAGAAATAGAAAAAATAGCGAAACAATTTTTATTAATTTATAATGAAAAAGACAATAAAGACGAATGGTTTTTAAAACTAAAAAAAATGGCAAAATCCCTGGGCTATGCAGATAATATTAAATCTTATAAGGAACAGACTGATCAATACAAGGGTCACATTGGAGATGTCGCTATGATTTTGCGAGTATTACTAACAAAACGCAAACAAACCCCAGATTTATTTCAAATGATACAATGCATGGGAACCGCTCGATTAAATTCTCGCCTCAAAAAATTTAATATTTTATTTATTTAA
- a CDS encoding lactamase, with protein sequence MEITWLGHSCFKIQDKNITLITDPFDSQTGLKPLIKLKANIVTVSHDHLDHNNIKVVSGIEEEPPFIVSSPGEYEIKNVFIYGIPSFHDEDKGKQRGLNTIFLIKMSEITIAHLGDLGHILSDEQLEKIEKVDILLIPVGGTFTIDAKKAKQVINQIEPKIIIPMHYKVPEFKENLDEIDNFYQEMGIEKSQLINKLKISKKDLISQTEMRVVEMEN encoded by the coding sequence ATGGAAATTACTTGGTTAGGACATTCTTGTTTTAAAATACAAGACAAAAACATAACTTTAATTACCGACCCTTTTGATTCTCAAACAGGATTAAAACCTTTAATAAAATTAAAAGCTAATATAGTGACTGTCAGTCATGATCATTTAGATCATAATAATATCAAAGTCGTTTCTGGAATTGAAGAAGAACCTCCTTTTATTGTTTCTAGTCCGGGAGAATATGAAATTAAAAATGTTTTTATTTATGGTATTCCCTCTTTTCATGATGAAGATAAAGGAAAACAACGAGGATTAAATACTATTTTTTTAATTAAAATGAGCGAAATTACTATCGCTCATTTAGGAGACTTGGGGCATATTTTATCTGATGAACAATTAGAAAAAATAGAAAAAGTGGACATTCTTTTAATTCCAGTTGGCGGAACTTTCACTATTGATGCTAAAAAAGCTAAACAAGTAATTAACCAAATTGAGCCCAAAATTATTATTCCAATGCATTATAAAGTTCCGGAATTTAAAGAAAATTTAGACGAAATAGATAATTTTTATCAAGAAATGGGGATTGAAAAATCACAACTAATAAATAAATTAAAGATTTCTAAAAAAGATTTGATTAGTCAAACTGAAATGAGAGTGGTTGAAATGGAAAACTAA
- a CDS encoding threonylcarbamoyl-AMP synthase, translated as MTKFNECFLKNSSQKIAFFLKEGIIGVIPTDTIYGICGLALNKKTVEKIYKLKKRKPTKPMIILISCLDDLKIFKIKLKLWQKNFLLKIWPSKISIILNCPFLEFSYLHRGAETLCFRIPAKKQLIKILKISGPLIAPSANLEDFAPAETISQAKKYFKDKVFYYNVGELTGSASTLIDLTKKPIKILRKGADFKRLNLID; from the coding sequence ATGACAAAATTTAATGAGTGTTTTTTAAAAAATTCTTCACAAAAAATTGCCTTTTTTTTAAAAGAAGGAATAATTGGTGTTATTCCAACAGATACTATTTATGGCATTTGTGGTTTAGCTTTAAATAAAAAAACAGTTGAAAAAATTTATAAATTAAAAAAAAGAAAACCAACAAAGCCGATGATTATTTTAATTTCTTGTTTAGATGATTTAAAAATTTTTAAAATAAAATTAAAATTGTGGCAAAAAAATTTTTTATTAAAAATTTGGCCAAGTAAAATTAGTATAATTTTAAATTGTCCATTTTTAGAATTTTCTTATCTTCATCGCGGAGCAGAAACATTATGTTTTAGAATTCCAGCAAAAAAACAGCTTATAAAAATTCTTAAAATTTCTGGACCGTTGATTGCTCCCAGCGCTAATTTAGAGGATTTTGCGCCAGCCGAAACAATTTCTCAGGCGAAAAAATATTTTAAAGATAAAGTTTTTTATTATAATGTTGGCGAATTAACTGGCTCGGCTTCAACTTTAATTGATTTAACTAAAAAACCAATTAAAATTCTTCGCAAAGGCGCTGATTTTAAAAGGTTAAATTTAATAGATTAA
- a CDS encoding methionyl-tRNA formyltransferase: MNIIFIGTSDFAVPILKFLIINCTGFNPVNINIITQPDKPVGRQQKLQASPVKQMALKYKIPIFQPENIKDQKNIELIKKMQPDLIIVASYGQILPKEILEIPKFGCLNIHASLLPKYRGASPIQSAILNNDKETGITIILMDEKMDTGKIISNTKIKIQNNDTSQILHDKLAHLGADLLIKTLPKYIQEVKKIIKFWKKEHQKNLTIKQIDFINPLFISLNSSLKKQNESNASYTKILKKEYGKIDWTKSAQEIERQIRAFSPWPGSFTKFKDKKLKIFQVKIIQRLNHCNLQPDNFFLTENKQLAIQCGQGILVIEELQIEGKKKMSSQEFLKGHSI, translated from the coding sequence ATGAACATTATTTTCATTGGCACGTCTGATTTTGCTGTGCCAATTTTAAAATTTCTTATTATAAATTGTACGGGGTTCAACCCCGTAAATATTAATATTATTACTCAACCGGATAAGCCAGTAGGTAGACAACAAAAATTACAGGCTTCGCCAGTAAAACAAATGGCCTTGAAATATAAAATTCCAATTTTTCAGCCAGAAAATATTAAAGATCAAAAAAATATAGAATTAATAAAAAAAATGCAACCAGATTTAATTATTGTTGCTTCTTACGGACAAATTTTACCAAAAGAAATTTTAGAAATTCCAAAATTCGGTTGTTTAAATATTCACGCTTCTTTGCTTCCAAAATATCGCGGAGCCTCACCTATCCAATCTGCAATTTTAAATAACGACAAAGAAACTGGAATAACAATTATATTGATGGATGAAAAAATGGACACCGGAAAAATAATATCCAACACAAAAATTAAAATACAAAATAATGACACTAGTCAAATTTTACATGATAAATTAGCGCATTTAGGCGCTGATTTATTAATAAAAACTTTACCAAAATATATTCAAGAAGTAAAAAAAATAATAAAGTTTTGGAAAAAAGAACATCAAAAAAATTTAACCATTAAACAAATTGATTTTATTAATCCCTTATTTATTTCTCTAAATTCATCATTAAAAAAACAAAATGAATCAAATGCGAGTTATACAAAAATTTTAAAAAAAGAATATGGAAAAATTGATTGGACAAAGTCGGCTCAAGAAATTGAAAGACAAATTCGCGCCTTTTCTCCGTGGCCGGGAAGTTTTACAAAATTTAAAGATAAAAAGTTAAAAATTTTTCAAGTAAAAATTATACAAAGGTTGAACCATTGTAATTTACAACCAGATAATTTTTTTTTAACAGAAAATAAACAATTGGCTATACAATGTGGTCAAGGAATTTTGGTTATTGAAGAATTGCAAATTGAAGGGAAAAAAAAGATGTCTTCTCAAGAATTTTTAAAAGGACATTCTATCTAA
- the def gene encoding peptide deformylase: MSLEIIKYPNPILRLKSKKIKKKDILKKKTQELIKQMVETLEKVKGAGLAAPQIGKSIKLILVRNYDEINDNAFCNTYYNKNCKILILINPKIINKSWKKEIEKEGCLSIYKNSNLIFGLVKRSKKITIKTLDKNGEKISFKAENLLARIIQHEVDHLNGILFIDKTI; the protein is encoded by the coding sequence ATGTCTCTTGAAATTATTAAATATCCCAATCCTATTTTAAGACTAAAATCAAAAAAAATTAAAAAAAAAGATATTTTAAAAAAGAAAACTCAAGAATTAATTAAACAAATGGTTGAAACTTTAGAAAAAGTAAAAGGAGCCGGTTTGGCTGCTCCACAAATTGGAAAAAGTATAAAATTAATTTTGGTTCGCAATTACGATGAAATAAATGATAATGCATTTTGTAATACTTATTACAATAAAAATTGTAAAATTTTAATTTTAATTAATCCTAAAATTATCAATAAATCTTGGAAAAAAGAAATTGAAAAAGAAGGATGCCTCTCGATTTATAAAAATTCTAATTTAATTTTTGGTTTAGTAAAAAGATCAAAAAAAATTACAATTAAAACATTGGATAAAAATGGAGAAAAAATAAGTTTTAAAGCCGAAAATTTGCTCGCTCGAATTATTCAACATGAAGTAGATCATTTGAATGGAATTTTATTTATTGACAAAACTATTTAG
- a CDS encoding preprotein translocase subunit SecE, producing the protein MNKLIQYFKDSKIELKKVTWPTKQETINHTLIVIGISIAMAIFLGIIDYFLTIGIEKLL; encoded by the coding sequence ATGAATAAACTTATTCAATATTTTAAAGATTCAAAAATTGAATTAAAAAAAGTTACTTGGCCAACCAAACAAGAGACAATCAATCATACATTGATTGTTATTGGAATTAGTATTGCTATGGCTATTTTTTTAGGGATTATTGATTATTTTTTAACTATAGGCATAGAAAAATTACTTTAA
- a CDS encoding transcription termination/antitermination protein NusG, with translation MPKQVSHEGRQWYVLHTYSGYEEKVASNLKQRIESMSMEDKIFNILIPTEKKIKFKGGKRKTIIEKIFPGYVLIEMIVTDDSWYVVRNTPSVTGFIGTGVTPTPISEEEIRSLQKRMKIEEPKYKIDVNVDTLVKIVDGPFKNFEGKVIEIDEARGRIKVSISVFGRETPVELDFLQIKKM, from the coding sequence ATGCCAAAACAAGTGTCACACGAAGGACGTCAATGGTATGTATTACATACTTATTCGGGATATGAAGAAAAAGTTGCTTCTAATCTTAAACAAAGAATAGAATCAATGAGCATGGAAGATAAAATTTTTAATATTTTAATTCCAACTGAAAAGAAAATAAAATTTAAGGGTGGGAAAAGAAAAACGATAATAGAAAAAATTTTTCCGGGATATGTTTTAATAGAGATGATTGTTACTGATGATTCGTGGTATGTTGTTAGAAATACTCCGTCAGTAACAGGATTTATTGGCACAGGAGTTACGCCTACACCTATTTCAGAAGAAGAAATAAGGTCTTTGCAAAAACGAATGAAAATAGAAGAGCCAAAATATAAAATTGATGTTAATGTAGATACATTAGTAAAAATTGTAGACGGACCATTTAAAAATTTTGAAGGTAAAGTTATAGAAATAGATGAAGCTCGTGGGAGAATAAAAGTTTCAATTTCTGTTTTTGGACGAGAAACTCCTGTAGAGTTAGATTTTTTGCAAATTAAAAAAATGTAA
- a CDS encoding 30S ribosomal protein S9, which produces MFENRKYIYAIGRRKRAIAQVRYYEKGTGKIIVNNQDFTKYFPYFVWQKNITDPLTKTGKIDKSDISVLVKGGGKNGQSESIRHGLSRILVKIEQETKPILRKSGFLTRDPREKERKKPGLKKARRAPQWKKR; this is translated from the coding sequence ATTTTTGAAAATCGAAAATATATTTATGCTATAGGTAGAAGAAAAAGAGCAATAGCGCAAGTACGATATTACGAAAAAGGAACAGGGAAAATTATAGTTAATAATCAAGATTTTACAAAATATTTTCCATATTTTGTTTGGCAGAAAAATATAACAGATCCATTAACAAAAACTGGAAAGATTGATAAAAGTGATATTTCTGTTTTAGTTAAAGGTGGTGGGAAAAATGGACAATCAGAAAGCATTAGACATGGTTTGTCTCGTATTTTAGTAAAAATTGAACAGGAAACTAAACCAATTTTAAGAAAGAGTGGATTTTTAACTCGCGATCCTAGAGAAAAAGAAAGAAAAAAACCAGGTCTTAAAAAAGCTCGTCGCGCTCCGCAGTGGAAAAAGAGATAA
- a CDS encoding cysteine--tRNA ligase, which produces MLKIYNTLTRKKEEFKSIKKNEIGLYTCGPTVYNFAHIGNLRTYIFEDILNRVLLYNHYKVKHVMNITDVGHLTGDQDMGEDKLEKGAKKENKTVWEIVEFYTKAFKDDLKLLNILEPHIWCKATDYIKEQIDLIKILEKKGYTYKTSDGIYYDTSKFKDYNKLSHLDLETLQEGARVEKNEEKKNPTDFALWKFSPKDSKRQMEWNSTWGIGFPGWHIECSAMSLKLLGDQLDIHCGGMDHINIHHTNEIAQSEVATGKKFFNYWIHGAFLNIAEGKKMAKSKENFLTLENAFIKQNINPLVYRFSVLQTHYRKPMEYSQNGAENAQNGLEHLYNQIKKLGKDIGDIDHNFKEKFLKAVNNDLNMPQALSVVQELLKSDIANQDKLKTILDFDKVLGLNLGKIKINKIPKEILDLVSQREKARKKKNWQKSDEIRQEIEKLGYQVEDTKQGSKINSI; this is translated from the coding sequence ATGCTTAAAATTTATAACACTTTAACGCGAAAAAAAGAGGAGTTTAAATCAATTAAAAAAAACGAAATTGGACTTTATACCTGCGGTCCAACTGTTTATAATTTTGCTCATATTGGTAATTTGCGAACATATATTTTTGAGGATATTTTAAATCGTGTTTTACTTTATAATCATTATAAAGTAAAACATGTAATGAATATAACTGATGTTGGGCATTTAACAGGGGATCAAGATATGGGGGAAGATAAATTAGAAAAAGGAGCAAAAAAAGAAAATAAAACAGTTTGGGAAATTGTGGAATTTTATACTAAGGCATTTAAAGATGATTTAAAATTATTAAATATATTAGAACCTCATATTTGGTGTAAAGCGACTGATTACATAAAAGAGCAAATTGATTTAATTAAAATTTTAGAAAAAAAAGGTTATACATATAAGACAAGCGATGGTATTTATTATGATACTTCAAAATTTAAAGATTATAATAAATTAAGTCATCTTGATTTAGAAACTTTGCAAGAAGGCGCGCGAGTTGAAAAAAATGAAGAGAAAAAAAATCCGACTGATTTTGCTTTATGGAAATTTTCGCCCAAAGATTCTAAAAGACAGATGGAGTGGAATTCTACTTGGGGAATTGGTTTTCCTGGTTGGCATATAGAATGTTCGGCAATGAGTTTAAAACTTTTAGGCGATCAACTTGATATTCATTGTGGCGGGATGGATCATATTAATATTCATCATACAAATGAAATTGCTCAGTCTGAAGTAGCTACTGGGAAAAAGTTTTTTAATTATTGGATACATGGAGCTTTTTTAAATATTGCTGAAGGGAAAAAAATGGCAAAAAGCAAAGAGAATTTTCTTACATTAGAAAACGCTTTTATTAAACAAAATATTAACCCCTTGGTTTATAGGTTTTCAGTTTTACAAACGCATTATAGAAAGCCAATGGAATATAGCCAAAATGGAGCGGAAAATGCTCAAAATGGGTTAGAGCATTTATATAATCAAATAAAAAAATTAGGCAAAGACATCGGCGATATTGATCATAATTTTAAAGAGAAATTTTTAAAAGCAGTAAATAATGATTTAAATATGCCACAAGCATTGAGCGTGGTTCAAGAATTATTAAAATCAGATATAGCTAACCAAGATAAATTAAAAACTATTTTAGATTTTGATAAGGTTTTGGGATTAAATTTGGGGAAAATAAAAATAAATAAAATTCCAAAAGAAATTTTAGATTTAGTTTCTCAACGAGAAAAGGCTCGTAAGAAAAAAAATTGGCAAAAATCTGATGAAATTCGTCAAGAAATTGAAAAATTGGGTTATCAAGTTGAAGACACAAAACAAGGTTCAAAAATAAATAGCATTTAA